From one Rhodospirillaceae bacterium genomic stretch:
- a CDS encoding helix-turn-helix domain-containing protein, producing the protein MTGCEPLRFAKFPGVLAQIAEAAGAGAAINLARRYGGTEISIPKNPRADSPLVKAVGMTAARAIAREIGHGRLLIPMAGLRGEGARRAEAARMLSGGKSVPIVARAVGVHERTVRRMGKRLREGAALPLFPEN; encoded by the coding sequence ATGACTGGATGTGAGCCGTTGCGATTTGCAAAATTCCCCGGCGTGCTGGCGCAGATTGCCGAGGCCGCAGGCGCTGGCGCGGCAATCAACCTTGCGCGCCGTTATGGCGGCACTGAAATTTCCATTCCCAAAAACCCGCGAGCCGATTCGCCCCTGGTCAAGGCGGTCGGCATGACGGCGGCACGCGCGATCGCGCGCGAAATAGGCCATGGCAGATTGCTGATCCCAATGGCAGGCCTTCGCGGCGAAGGTGCCCGGCGCGCCGAAGCGGCGAGGATGCTTTCCGGCGGCAAATCCGTGCCGATTGTCGCGCGTGCGGTTGGCGTTCATGAGCGCACCGTTCGTCGCATGGGCAAGCGCCTCCGCGAGGGTGCGGCCCTGCCGCTCTTTCCTGAAAATTAA